In a single window of the Rhodamnia argentea isolate NSW1041297 chromosome 2, ASM2092103v1, whole genome shotgun sequence genome:
- the LOC115751467 gene encoding protein PSK SIMULATOR 1: protein MGGFCSRRSSVDNAPSGSLTNVDGSSSNDSNVHQSGGMHKKGNDISIPSSGGENGDEELREPLSSSVENEGSRSLSLEDLSDGIPRLSRALSQKSSSTRSKQVTVAKVSEVGTLLGKAGGKAVEVLDTLGSSMTNLNLSSGFTSGVTTKGIKIAILAFEVANTIVKGANLMQSLSKDSIKHLKEVVLPSEGVQNLISKDIDELLRIAASDKREELKVFSREVVRFGNRCKDPQWHNLDRYFEKLDSEFTSEKLMKDEAERTMQQLMELVQYTAELYHELHALDRFEQDYQRKLQEEDNPNATHKGDSLTMLRAELKSQRKHVRSLKKKSLWSRILEEVMEKLVDIVHFLHSEIHEAFGTADSDKYLTGSASSSKTLGSAGLALHYANIIGQIDTLVSRSGSVPPNSREALYQGLPAHVKTALRSKLLSFQLVEELSIPQIKGEMEKTLQWLAPLAANTTKAHHGFGWVGEWANTGSDLNRKPTGQNDLLRIETLHHADKEKTDVYILELVVWLHYLVSQARASNGGFRSPIRSPNQSTVQLPMNSKPKSPSSALTMEDQEMLRDVNKRKLLTPGISKSQEFEIAKVRLCKHHRLSKSSSHSPTRESNKDPFPLRRPSSVPIIDFDIDRIKALDVIDRVDTIRGG from the exons ATGGGTGGCTTTTGCTCGCGGAGATCCAGTGTGGATAATGCTCCCAGTGGAAGCCTTACAAATGTAGACGGTAGTTCTAGTAATGATTCCAATGTCCATCAGTCTGGTGGAATGCACAAGAAAGGAAACGACATTTCGATTCCGTCCTCTGGTGGAGAGAATGGGGATGAGGAATTGCGGGAGCCCCTCTCATCTTCTGTGGAGAATGAGGGTTCACGTAGTTTGAGTTTGGAAGATCTTTCCGATGGTATTCCACGCTTGTCGAGAGCATTGTCACAGAAATCTAGTTCGACTAGGTCCAAGCAAGTGACGGTTGCTAAG GTATCAGAAGTCGGCACACTTTTAGGAAAAGCTGGAGGGAAGGCAGTAGAAGTTTTAGACACACTTGGAAGTAGCATGACAAACCTGAATCTTAGCAGTGGTTTTACCTCTGGAGTGACTacaaaaggaatcaaaataGCGATTTTGGCTTTTGAGGTTGCGAATACAATTGTAAAGGGTGCTAATCTAATGCAATCCCTCTCGAAGGATAGCATCAAGCATTTGAAAGAAGTGGTGCTTCCCTCTGAAGGTGTGCAAAATCTAATATCAAAAGATATTGATGAACTTCTAAGGATTGCTGCATCTGACAAAAG AGAGGAGCTGAAAGTTTTCTCCAGAGAGGTGGTTCGATTTGGCAATCGTTGTAAAGATCCTCAGTGGCACAATTTAGATCGATATTTTGAGAA GTTGGATTCAGAGTTTACATCGGAAAAGTTAATGAAGGACGAGGCAGAGAGGACGATGCAGCAACTGATGGAACTAGTTCAGTACACAGCT GAGTTGTATCATGAGTTGCATGCCTTAGACAGATTTGAGCAAGATTATCAGCGCAAGCTCCAGGAAGAGGATAACCCGAATGCTACTCATAAAG GAGACAGCCTGACGATGTTGAGGGCAGAGTTGAAGAGCCAGAGGAAGCATGTAAGAAGTTTGAAGAAAAAATCGCTTTGGTCGAGGATTTTGGAAGAG GTAATGGAGAAGCTTGTTGATATAGTTCATTTCCTACATTCGGAGATTCATGAAGCCTTTGGTACTGCTG ATTCTGATAAATACTTAACAGGTTCTGCGAGCAGCTCTAAAACGTTGGGTTCTGCTGGTCTTGCTTTACATTATGCGAATATTATTGGTCAAATCGATACTCTT GTATCCCGCTCGGGTTCTGTACCTCCTAATTCAAGAGAGGCTTTATACCAAGGGCTACCTGCTCATGTGAAGACAGCATTGCGCTCAAAGTTACTGTCATTTCAACTTGTAGAAGAG CTTTCTATTCCACAAATTAAAGGTGAAATGGAAAAGACGTTGCAGTGGCTTGCTCCTCTTGCTGCTAATACTACAAA AGCCCATCATGGCTTTGGTTGGGTCGGGGAATGGGCAAACACGGG GTCCGACCTGAACCGGAAACCTACTGGCCAGAATGACTTGCTCCGCATCGAGACTCTACACCACGCGGATAAGGAAAAGACTGATGTCTACATTCTTGAGCTTGTGGTGTGGCTTCACTATCTTGTAAGCCAGGCTAGGGCTTCTAATGGTGGATTTAGATCTCCTATTCGGTCTCCCAACCAAAGTACAGTCCAGTTACCTATGAACAGTAAGCCCAAGTCTCCATCTTCTGCTTTGACAATGGAAGACCAAGAGATGCTTCGCGATGTGAACAAGCGGAAACTGTTGACTCCGGGAATAAGTAAGAGCCAAGAATTCGAGATTGCAAAAGTAAGGTTATGCAAGCATCATAGACTGAGTAAAAGCAGCAGCCACTCCCCGACCAGGGAAAGCAATAAAGATCCGTTTCCCCTTCGGAGGCCGTCTTCTGTTCCTATCATCGATTTTGATATCGACCGGATCAAAGCGCTGGATGTGATCGATCGGGTGGACACTATTCGAGGCGGTTGA
- the LOC115751573 gene encoding embryogenesis-associated protein EMB8, which yields MDCASSAESCDGACAYGLLLSALFLIPIWHYVLGACVGFSVFLYNFLECHLFEDLVSRCRSSPPKFTFNASSDIYTAVVSKCRILHGMYLATPWLASPHVQTVFLNFFGRPPSFSYRRQVFRTSDGGTIALDWVLSSDVSGGAFHRESSISKDDTTPIVVVVPGLTSDSCSPYLKHLAFNTAKSGWNVVVSNHRGLGGVSVTSDCFYNAGWTEDVRAVIDYLHNEYPKATLFAVGTSIGANILVKYLGEDGENVPVAGAVAICSPWDLLIGDRFISRGLRQKIYDRALTIGLQGYAELHQPRYSRLADWEGIRKSRSIRDFDNYATCLVGKFETADTYYRRCSSANYVGSVAVPLLCISALDDPVCTREAIPWDECRANKNIVLVTPRHGGHLAFFEGMTATCLWWVRAVNEFLHTLHSSPYMHVKKSQTSALHSALESSIDQGPYVNVADGMVAAMGNEHTKDAVVEEETVIQKRPKAKMEETSLDAEKNARVTGMNGSSKISENHAGIQNVKPMDVNSSVLRSLNQITRVTRRSIWLLAYIAIVTSWPIVGSALGIVFKGKLKNMLPAVLRSR from the exons ATGGATTGCGCAAGCTCAGCGGAAAGCTGCGATGGCGCGTGCGCTTACGGTCTCCTGCTCAGCGCGCTCTTCCTCATTCCGATCTGGCATTACGTTTTGGGCGCTTGCGTCGGGTTCAGCGTCTTCCTCTACAACTTCCTCGAGTGCCATCTCTTCGAGGACCTCGTTTCTCGTTGCCGATCGTCTCCTCCTAAGTTCACGTTCAACGCCTCTTCCGACATTTACACCGCTGTCGTCTCCAAGTGCCGGATTCTGCATGGAAT GTACCTGGCGACTCCGTGGCTCGCGAGTCCTCATGTTCAGACGGTGTTTCTTAATTTCTTTGGAAGGCCTCCATCGTTCAGCTACAGAAG GCAAGTATTTCGTACTTCTGATGGGGGGACAATTGCTTTAGATTGGGTATTGAGTTCAGATG TGTCTGGAGGTGCCTTTCACAGGGAAAGTTCCATTTCGAAAGATGATACAACTCCCATTGTGGTGGTAGTTCCTGGCTTAACAAGTGATTCTTGTTCTCCT TATTTAAAGCATCTTGCTTTTAACACTGCCAAAAGTGGATGGAATGTTGTTGTGAGCAACCATCGGGGACTAGGTGGAGTGTCAGTTACG TCTGATTGCTTTTACAATGCTGGTTGGACTGAGGATGTCCGCGCTGTCATTGACTATCTGCATAATGAGTACCCGAAAGCTACTTTATTTGCTGTGGGAACTAGCATTGGAGCCAACATTTTG GTAAAATATCTTGGGGAGGATGGAGAGAATGTTCCTGTTGCTGGTGCTGTTGCAATTTGCTCGCCATGGGATCTTTTG ATTGGTGATAGATTTATTAGTCGAGGACTGCGGCAGAAGATCTACGATAGAGCACTTACCATTGGCCTTCAAGGCTATGCAGAGTT ACATCAACCCCGCTATTCTCGCCTTGCTGATTGGGAGGGCATCAGAAAG TCACGCTCTATTCGAGATTTCGACAATTATGCTACCTGCCTTGTTGGGAAATTTGAG ACAGCAGATACATACTATCGACGTTGTAGCAGTGCTAATTATGTAGGAAGTGTTGCAGTTCCACTGCTGTGTATCAGTGCTTTAGATGATCCTGTTTGTACTAGAGAAGCCATTCCATGGGATGAATGCAG GGCTAACAAAAATATAGTTCTAGTTACTCCAAGACATGGAGGGCACTTGGCATTTTTCGAAGGGATGACCGCAACATGCCTATG GTGGGTAAGGGCTGTCAACGAGTTTCTTCACACACTACATTCTAGTCCATACATGCATGTAAAGAAG AGTCAAACGTCTGCTCTGCACTCGGCTCTGGAGTCTTCAATCGATCAGGGTCCTTACGTGAATGTGGCTGATGGAATGGTGGCTGCAATGGGAAATGAGCACACAAAAGATGCTGTGGTCGAAGAAGAAACGGTAATACAGAAGCGTCCAAAGGCGAAAATGGAGGAAACATCTTTAGATGCAGAGAAGAACGCCCGTGTAACAGGAATGAATGGTAGTTCCAAAATCTCTGAGAATCATGCAGGCATTCAGAACGTCAAGCCAATGGATGTAAATTCCTCGGTCTTGAGGAGTCTAAATCAGATCACGCGAGTGACTAGAAGATCCATTTGGCTGCTTGCGTATATTGCTATAGTTACAAGTTGGCCGATCGTTGGCTCAGCTCTTGGCATCGTTTTCAAAGGGAAGCTTAAAAATATGTTACCTGCAGTGCTGCGTAGCAGATAG
- the LOC115736205 gene encoding GRAS family protein RAM1-like produces the protein MEEAEDQEELLNLSLAIVSSGYGDEARLRKRKRSRSRAEDDDNVVFGSSDAFEGCEGKVFKLLQMREEMLGTAEHRRSKQTSPLHEDGKGLHLIHLLLITATAVDESNTSLALDNLAELYRTVSPTGNSVQRVVAYFADGLAARLLTRKSPFHDVIMKRPTCEEEFVAFTYLYRVSPYYQFAHFTANQAILEAFEREEQVNHRALHVVDFDVSYGFQWPSLIQSLSEKATSGNKISLRITGFGRSPEELQETEGRLVSFSKCFKNVVFEFQGMLRGSKLVNLRKKKQETVAVNLVFHLNTLNNSAKISETLKSVHSLKPSVVMLVEQEGNQSPRSFLSRFMESLHYFAAMFDSLDDCLPLESSERLSIEKNHLGKEIKTRLNREKDDGSCARHERMETWKGRMETHGFAGVKLSSKCMIQARLLLRIRAHHRPLQFEGENSGFRVIERDEGRAISLGWQGRSLITASAWHCVW, from the coding sequence ATGGAAGAAGCAGAAGATCAGGAAGAGCTCCTGAACCTGAGCCTCGCTATTGTTTCGTCGGGTTATGGCGATGAGGCCCGgttgaggaagaggaagagatcgAGGTCTAGGGCGGAGGATGACGATAATGTCGTCTTCGGCTCCTCCGATGCGTTTGAAGGATGCGAGGGCAAAGTCTTCAAGCTCCTCCAGATGAGAGAAGAAATGCTCGGCACCGCCGAACACAGGAGGTCGAAGCAGACGAGCCCTCTCCATGAAGACGGCAAGGGGCTCCACCTGATCCACCTCCTGCTCATCACCGCCACTGCGGTCGACGAGAGCAACACCAGCCTGGCCCTCGACAACCTCGCTGAGCTGTACCGCACCGTGTCGCCTACCGGCAACTCGGTGCAGCGGGTTGTGGCCTACTTCGCCGACGGGCTCGCCGCCAGGCTCCTCACCCGGAAGTCCCCCTTCCACGACGTGATCATGAAGAGGCCGACCTGCGAGGAGGAGTTCGTCGCGTTCACCTACCTCTACCGGGTCTCGCCGTACTACCAGTTCGCCCATTTCACGGCCAACCAAGCCATTCTCGAGGCCTTCGAGAGGGAGGAACAAGTTAACCACCGTGCTCTGCACGTGGTGGATTTCGACGTGTCGTACGGCTTCCAGTGGCCTTCTCTCATCCAATCTCTATCCGAAAAGGCGACGAGCGGGAATAAGATCTCCTTACGGATCACCGGCTTTGGGAGGAGCCCCGAAGAGCTCCAAGAAACCGAGGGCAGGCTAGTTAGCTTCTCAAAGTGTTTCAAGAACGTAGTCTTCGAGTTCCAAGGCATGTTACGAGGATCAAAGCTCGTCAAcctgaggaaaaagaaacaagagacTGTCGCGGTAAACCTAGTTTTCCACTTGAACACGCTGAACAATTCTGCAAAGATCTCGGAGACTCTCAAGTCGGTGCATTCGCTCAAGCCGTCGGTCGTGATGCTTGTGGAGCAAGAGGGCAACCAAAGCCCGCGGAGCTTCCTCTCGAGGTTCATGGAGTCCTTGCACTACTTCGCGGCGATGTTCGACTCGCTAGATGACTGCCTCCCCCTGGAGAGCTCGGAGAGGCTGAGCATTGAGAAGAACCATCTCGGCAAGGAGATCAAGACCCGGCTGAACCGCGAGAAGGACGACGGGAGCTGCGCACGGCACGAGAGGATGGAGACGTGGAAGGGGAGGATGGAGACGCACGGGTTCGCGGGGGTGAAGCTGAGCTCCAAGTGCATGATACAGGCGAGGCTCCTGCTGAGAATTAGGGCGCACCATCGCCCTCTCCAGTTCGAGGGCGAGAACAGCGGGTTCAGAGTGATCGAGAGAGACGAGGGAAGAGCCATCTCTTTAGGGTGGCAAGGTAGGTCTTTGATTACAGCCTCTGCATGGCATTGTGtatggtag